The following coding sequences are from one Bifidobacterium sp. window:
- a CDS encoding arginine repressor — MSTESSMPLQRPSTRAARHSAIHEVLAQHIITSQQQLAEVLASQHIEVTQATLSRDLDEMHATKVRTADGGICYTVPSLQHESALNGRIPPESVHEYENSALSWSNMTKFEQQMSRVLSGLVTSVASAQNLVVVHTPSGAAQYVASVLDRQPIDGILGTIAGDDTVMAIASDNDTAIQRASWLLNLASGGDSSHPKGENG, encoded by the coding sequence ATGAGTACTGAATCTTCAATGCCACTGCAACGGCCTTCAACGCGGGCAGCACGGCATAGCGCGATTCACGAAGTCTTAGCGCAACACATCATCACCTCGCAACAGCAGCTCGCAGAAGTGCTGGCGTCTCAACATATTGAGGTTACTCAGGCAACGTTGAGCAGGGATCTCGATGAAATGCATGCTACGAAGGTGCGCACAGCCGACGGTGGTATCTGCTACACAGTGCCTAGTCTGCAACACGAGAGTGCACTCAACGGCAGAATTCCACCCGAGAGCGTTCACGAGTATGAGAACAGTGCTCTGAGTTGGTCCAACATGACCAAATTCGAGCAGCAGATGTCGCGTGTGCTTTCGGGTTTAGTGACATCAGTGGCTTCTGCACAGAATTTGGTGGTGGTACATACACCATCGGGTGCGGCGCAGTATGTTGCCAGTGTGCTGGATCGACAACCCATTGACGGCATCCTAGGAACTATTGCTGGCGACGATACTGTGATGGCCATCGCCAGTGATAACGACACCGCTATACAGCGTGCGTCGTGGTTGCTGAACCTGGCATCCGGTGGCGACAGCTCACATCCAAAAGGCGAAAACGGATAA
- the argB gene encoding acetylglutamate kinase: MTPVKGPGFHFDVHTDLRADQKAEVLIEALPWLEEFSGQRVVIKYGGNAMVDDHLKRCFAEDMVFLRQVGLHPVVVHGGGPQISSMLKALGIKSEFRGGLRVTTPEAMDVVRMVLTGKVSRELVGLINAHGPYAVGLSGEDGALFSAMQRRPIIEGKATDIGLVGDVVSVDASAVEDIINAGRIPVVSSVAPNEDDATQVLNVNADSAAAALAAALGARKFLILTDVDGLYADWPDKNSLIGRIGVENLRDMLPDLESGMRPKMEACVRALDGGVEQSHIIDGRKPHSLLNEIFTTAGIGTMVVPEDGIEMRSSYEDA; this comes from the coding sequence ATGACACCAGTCAAAGGACCGGGATTTCACTTCGATGTGCATACCGATCTTCGTGCTGATCAGAAGGCGGAGGTACTTATTGAAGCTCTTCCATGGCTTGAAGAGTTTTCAGGGCAGCGTGTGGTTATCAAATACGGTGGTAACGCGATGGTTGATGACCATCTCAAGCGTTGTTTTGCTGAAGACATGGTGTTTTTGCGACAGGTTGGGCTCCACCCCGTTGTGGTTCATGGCGGTGGGCCACAAATTTCTAGCATGCTCAAGGCCTTAGGCATCAAATCTGAATTCCGTGGTGGGTTGCGAGTGACTACCCCAGAAGCTATGGATGTGGTTCGCATGGTGCTCACCGGTAAGGTTTCTCGCGAATTGGTTGGTTTGATTAATGCTCATGGGCCATATGCGGTAGGTCTTTCTGGCGAGGATGGAGCATTGTTCTCAGCCATGCAACGTAGACCAATTATCGAAGGTAAAGCGACGGATATCGGCTTGGTAGGCGATGTAGTGAGCGTTGATGCATCTGCTGTTGAAGACATTATCAATGCAGGTCGCATTCCTGTGGTCTCATCTGTAGCTCCGAATGAAGATGATGCAACGCAGGTGTTGAATGTCAATGCAGATTCGGCTGCTGCCGCATTGGCTGCCGCTTTAGGAGCACGCAAATTCCTGATTCTTACTGATGTGGACGGGTTATATGCTGATTGGCCTGATAAGAATTCGCTGATTGGCCGCATAGGGGTTGAAAATCTTCGCGATATGTTGCCAGATTTGGAATCTGGGATGAGGCCAAAGATGGAAGCTTGTGTGCGTGCACTGGATGGGGGAGTCGAGCAGTCTCACATCATTGATGGACGCAAACCCCACTCTCTGCTCAATGAAATTTTCACGACAGCTGGTATAGGAACGATGGTGGTGCCTGAGGACGGCATCGAAATGAGGAGTTCATATGAAGACGCTTGA
- the pheS gene encoding phenylalanine--tRNA ligase subunit alpha produces the protein MTFDAEVVSADVADGISKIEKASDLQELKALRSQYAGADSAMTRASKAIGTLPKDQKKDAGKLMGELRANFGRAFSAKEQELSAAAQAQALAEESVDMTLPVNRHPLGARHPLSKLLEDVEDFFVSMGWQIAQGPEVEAEWYDFDALNFGPDHPARQMQDTFYIKGNQAKDAAGFVGSNMVMRTHTSPVQARSLLQRGVPLYVACPGRVFRTDELDATHTPVFHQCEAIAVDKHLTMADLKGVLDKLAVAMFGKGAKTRLRPSYFPFTEPSAEMDLWFPDKKGGPGWIEWGGCGMVNPNVLKSAGIDPDIYSGFAFGVGMERTLLLRHDINDMHDLVEGDVRFSEQFVMGE, from the coding sequence GTGACGTTCGACGCCGAGGTGGTTTCTGCGGACGTAGCGGACGGTATCAGCAAAATCGAGAAAGCCTCTGACTTGCAGGAGCTTAAAGCTCTGCGCTCGCAGTATGCAGGTGCTGATTCGGCCATGACCCGTGCGAGCAAGGCAATTGGCACTTTGCCGAAGGATCAGAAGAAAGATGCCGGTAAGCTCATGGGCGAGCTCCGCGCAAACTTTGGACGCGCATTTTCTGCAAAAGAGCAAGAGCTGAGTGCAGCTGCACAAGCTCAGGCTTTGGCTGAAGAAAGTGTAGATATGACTTTGCCGGTGAATCGTCATCCTTTAGGAGCGAGACATCCCTTGTCGAAGCTACTAGAAGATGTTGAAGATTTCTTCGTCTCTATGGGGTGGCAGATTGCGCAGGGACCTGAAGTTGAAGCTGAATGGTATGACTTTGATGCGCTAAACTTTGGCCCAGATCATCCTGCTCGCCAAATGCAAGACACCTTCTATATCAAGGGCAACCAAGCAAAAGATGCGGCTGGATTCGTCGGATCCAATATGGTGATGCGCACTCATACCTCGCCTGTTCAAGCTCGTTCACTACTGCAACGCGGCGTACCGCTATATGTGGCATGCCCAGGACGTGTGTTCCGCACCGATGAACTCGATGCCACGCACACACCGGTATTCCACCAGTGCGAAGCCATTGCAGTGGACAAACACCTCACCATGGCAGACCTTAAAGGTGTGTTAGACAAACTAGCAGTAGCGATGTTTGGTAAGGGTGCGAAAACTCGACTTCGTCCATCCTATTTCCCTTTTACCGAGCCCAGTGCAGAAATGGACTTGTGGTTCCCCGACAAAAAGGGTGGTCCTGGCTGGATCGAATGGGGTGGTTGTGGCATGGTGAACCCCAATGTGCTCAAGTCGGCAGGTATTGACCCTGACATTTATTCGGGCTTCGCCTTCGGTGTAGGTATGGAACGCACCCTCTTATTGCGCCATGACATTAACGATATGCATGACTTGGTTGAGGGCGATGTACGGTTCAGTGAACAGTTTGTGATGGGGGAGTGA
- the pheT gene encoding phenylalanine--tRNA ligase subunit beta, whose product MPMVDIDWLSDHVELKKDLSYEQLAADLVRVGLEEEMIHRSSVTGPIVVGYVVDASPESQKNGKTINWCHVDVGDEYNDVDEQGNRVPRGIVCGAPNMAAGEKVVVTLPGAVLPGDFRIEPRKTYGHVSDGMCASERELGIGDSHDGIILLREHGFTEAEYEALKPGDDAISLLHLNNPILEINITPDRGYAFSYRGIAREYHNSTGATFTDPVNRLNTLIPDISAAEIEPTYEADVDVEIEDNNPIHGVIGCDRYYARAIHHVDINAHTPNVIRRRLIRAGMRPISLPVDVTNYVMMDLGQPLHAYDLDALESPIVVRRAHEGEELTTLDGKKHQLNVEDLLITDSPNGERASRILGIAGVMGGQYGEVTANTKNILIEAAHFDQISIARSARRHKIPSEASRRFERGVDTKLQPAAAQEAAELLTKYGSGSASRSPRDIDNTVKPKDILFKASEVKRLAGLDCELNRISEILIDIGCRVGGGGNGEFTVAPPTWRPDLTEACDLVEEIARLVGYDNIPVVVPSAPVLGNSGLTPFQMRQRWVANTLAESGLVETLSYPFVGDEDFKAFALDADIVSNTSVQLENPLAGDRPYLRRSLLMTLALTVQRNIRRGLQDVGIYELGRVFLWDPQAPAIPALDGGVRPSDDELAALDAGLPEQPTHVAAIFTGNAEDAGWLSQKRPVDWTDAVEAVHKLARRLGTQLTLKQPVDGDEAASWHPGRSAQVLLPDGSVVGTVGEFHPEVNAALGIPAHSAAFELNLSQIFSALDDSPVQAKPISTFPPVHQDLAFTVPQSLSAQELQGAIERAAGADLESIQLFDLFTGDQLGEGKKSLAYAVTFRSPVKTLGAEDSDALRSVIVKEAAQLGAQLRA is encoded by the coding sequence ATGCCTATGGTTGATATCGATTGGTTGTCAGACCACGTCGAACTGAAGAAAGATCTGAGTTACGAGCAGCTTGCTGCGGACTTAGTTCGTGTTGGACTCGAAGAAGAGATGATTCACCGTTCTTCGGTGACAGGGCCCATTGTGGTCGGTTATGTGGTAGACGCTTCGCCAGAGTCTCAGAAAAATGGGAAGACCATTAACTGGTGTCACGTTGATGTTGGCGATGAATATAACGACGTTGATGAACAGGGTAATCGTGTTCCTCGCGGCATCGTTTGTGGAGCACCAAATATGGCGGCTGGTGAAAAGGTCGTCGTTACTCTTCCAGGCGCCGTATTGCCTGGGGATTTCCGCATTGAGCCTCGCAAGACTTATGGTCATGTTTCTGACGGCATGTGCGCTTCCGAGCGCGAACTTGGCATCGGTGACAGTCATGACGGCATTATCTTGCTACGAGAGCACGGATTCACCGAAGCTGAATATGAAGCTTTGAAGCCCGGAGATGACGCAATCAGCTTGTTGCACCTCAACAACCCGATTCTGGAGATTAATATCACTCCTGACCGTGGTTATGCTTTCTCATACAGAGGTATTGCTCGTGAATATCACAATTCAACGGGTGCAACGTTCACTGATCCAGTTAATCGTTTGAATACCTTGATCCCAGACATCTCAGCCGCTGAGATTGAACCAACATATGAGGCAGATGTTGACGTTGAAATTGAGGATAATAACCCTATCCACGGTGTTATTGGTTGCGATCGTTACTACGCTCGCGCCATTCATCATGTGGATATCAACGCACATACGCCAAATGTCATCCGTAGAAGGTTGATTCGTGCAGGTATGAGACCTATCTCTCTGCCTGTTGATGTGACCAACTATGTCATGATGGATCTGGGTCAGCCTTTGCATGCTTATGATCTTGACGCTCTTGAAAGCCCGATCGTGGTACGTAGAGCTCATGAAGGTGAAGAGCTGACTACCCTTGACGGCAAAAAACATCAGCTCAACGTCGAAGATTTGTTGATTACCGATTCTCCGAATGGAGAACGTGCTTCCAGAATTCTTGGTATTGCAGGTGTAATGGGTGGACAATACGGTGAGGTCACCGCAAACACCAAGAACATCTTGATTGAAGCAGCGCATTTTGACCAAATTTCTATAGCACGTTCTGCGCGTCGACATAAGATTCCTTCTGAGGCTTCACGCCGTTTTGAGCGCGGTGTAGATACGAAACTTCAGCCTGCAGCAGCTCAAGAAGCTGCCGAACTATTGACGAAATATGGTTCTGGTTCGGCTTCTCGTTCGCCGAGAGATATTGATAATACCGTTAAGCCCAAAGACATTTTGTTCAAGGCAAGCGAAGTTAAGCGTCTTGCTGGTCTTGATTGCGAGCTGAACCGCATCTCTGAAATCCTTATTGACATTGGTTGCCGCGTTGGTGGCGGTGGTAATGGTGAATTCACTGTTGCACCTCCAACGTGGAGGCCGGATTTGACTGAAGCTTGTGACCTTGTCGAGGAAATTGCGCGACTGGTGGGTTACGACAATATTCCTGTGGTGGTGCCTTCAGCCCCTGTACTTGGAAATAGTGGTTTAACGCCATTCCAGATGCGTCAGCGCTGGGTTGCTAATACCCTTGCCGAATCGGGCTTGGTGGAAACGCTGAGCTACCCATTCGTCGGTGATGAAGATTTCAAAGCCTTTGCTTTGGACGCAGACATCGTCAGTAACACTAGTGTGCAGCTTGAAAATCCACTCGCAGGTGATCGTCCGTATCTGCGCAGATCGCTGCTGATGACTTTGGCGTTAACGGTGCAACGCAACATCAGGCGTGGTTTGCAAGATGTTGGTATTTATGAGCTGGGTCGCGTTTTCCTCTGGGATCCTCAAGCTCCGGCAATACCTGCACTAGATGGAGGTGTGCGACCGTCAGATGATGAGCTTGCAGCTCTTGATGCCGGTCTGCCAGAGCAACCAACTCATGTTGCAGCTATTTTCACAGGCAACGCTGAGGACGCTGGGTGGCTATCGCAGAAACGCCCAGTTGACTGGACAGATGCTGTTGAAGCTGTGCATAAGCTTGCTCGCAGGCTTGGAACGCAGTTGACGCTCAAGCAGCCGGTCGATGGTGATGAAGCAGCTTCTTGGCATCCCGGACGTAGTGCTCAAGTGTTGCTGCCAGATGGTTCAGTGGTCGGTACCGTTGGGGAGTTTCATCCTGAAGTTAACGCCGCACTGGGGATTCCTGCTCATAGTGCTGCCTTCGAGTTGAATCTTTCTCAAATATTCTCAGCATTGGATGATTCACCTGTACAGGCGAAGCCGATTTCAACATTCCCTCCTGTGCATCAGGATTTGGCCTTTACTGTGCCACAGTCGCTAAGCGCACAAGAATTACAGGGTGCTATTGAGAGGGCCGCAGGTGCTGATTTGGAATCTATCCAACTCTTTGACCTCTTTACTGGGGATCAACTTGGTGAAGGTAAGAAATCGTTAGCTTATGCGGTAACATTCCGCTCACCAGTGAAAACGCTGGGTGCTGAAGACAGTGATGCGTTGCGTAGTGTAATTGTTAAAGAAGCAGCGCAATTAGGAGCGCAACTCAGAGCCTAA
- the argF gene encoding ornithine carbamoyltransferase, translating to MTGQLRHMLRDDDVSHDEQLEILALGMNFRENRSFSRPFEGPQAVAVLFDKPSTRTRSSFSVGVAELGGYPLVIDKGGSQLGRGEPVADTARVLTRMTSAIVWRTFGQERVEEMARYATVPVVNALTDEFHPCQVLADFLTIAQHRGGVQELAGKTIAYLGDSANNMANSYLLAGATAGMHVRIAGPYGYLPDSQIVADAEAIAANNGGSILVTTDAREAVHAADCVFTDTWVSMGEESEYATRSKPFWDYQVNDELMALAADDALFQHCLPAYRGKEVTASVIDGPQSVVWDEAENRLHAQKALLTWLIAQQRDDMSLLGNTK from the coding sequence ATGACAGGTCAACTTAGACATATGCTCAGAGACGATGACGTTAGTCATGATGAGCAGCTTGAAATACTGGCATTGGGAATGAATTTTCGTGAAAATCGTTCATTTTCGCGTCCTTTTGAGGGCCCACAGGCTGTTGCTGTGCTGTTTGACAAGCCGAGCACACGTACCCGCTCGAGCTTCTCGGTAGGTGTGGCTGAACTGGGTGGCTATCCCTTAGTTATTGATAAGGGAGGTTCACAGCTCGGTAGAGGTGAGCCTGTAGCAGACACCGCGAGAGTGCTTACTCGCATGACTTCTGCGATTGTGTGGAGAACTTTTGGGCAAGAGCGTGTGGAAGAGATGGCGCGTTATGCCACTGTTCCTGTGGTTAACGCTCTCACCGATGAATTCCACCCATGCCAGGTACTTGCAGATTTCCTGACTATTGCGCAACATCGCGGTGGAGTACAAGAATTGGCAGGCAAAACCATCGCCTATCTAGGTGACAGCGCAAACAATATGGCGAATTCATATTTACTTGCCGGTGCTACTGCTGGCATGCATGTACGTATCGCGGGCCCGTACGGGTACCTGCCTGATTCACAGATTGTTGCCGACGCAGAGGCAATCGCAGCCAACAATGGCGGTTCCATCCTTGTTACCACAGACGCTCGTGAAGCTGTGCATGCAGCAGACTGTGTGTTCACCGATACTTGGGTTTCAATGGGAGAAGAAAGTGAATACGCCACTCGTTCTAAACCATTCTGGGATTATCAGGTGAATGACGAATTGATGGCTCTGGCAGCGGATGATGCGCTCTTCCAACATTGCTTGCCTGCATATCGTGGCAAAGAAGTGACTGCTTCAGTAATTGATGGGCCACAATCGGTTGTTTGGGATGAAGCTGAGAATCGTCTGCACGCGCAAAAAGCTTTATTGACTTGGCTGATTGCTCAGCAGCGTGACGATATGTCCCTACTCGGTAACACCAAGTAA
- a CDS encoding acetylornithine transaminase encodes MKTLETLGADDNHWLSEYHDVHMNVFGTPLRVLDHGSGSHVWDVDGNEYLDFLGGIAVNALGYAHPKWVAAITEQAGKIAHTSNYFASEPQITLAQMLIEKAGAPEGSHVYFGNSGAEGNEAAIKLAKLYGRTMHGALPKIGGKAARIVALTHGFHGRTLGALSATWKPDIRLPFAPLVPNIEFAESGNIQSMEDAFSSAGKGRYGKGPVAAVIMELIQGEAGVKAMDPEYVKSVRALCDEYGALLIFDEVQTGIGRTGEWFAFQREDLSGGVIPDAVTFAKGVAGGFPMGGLIAFGEKLSALFTPGSHGSTFAGNPLGAAAGVATLTAIQDEHLIENAEARGQQLRSGIDHCGNPLFLSTRGRGLLDAVQLSHPCAHAAVDWALEHGLIVNAVAPDALRFAPPLVVSAEDVDACVKVLSAMPTDLKND; translated from the coding sequence ATGAAGACGCTTGAAACTTTAGGAGCCGATGATAATCATTGGCTCAGCGAATATCATGATGTCCACATGAATGTTTTCGGTACGCCACTGCGTGTGCTGGATCACGGCTCGGGGAGCCATGTTTGGGATGTTGATGGTAATGAATATCTAGATTTTCTTGGCGGTATAGCCGTTAATGCTCTGGGATATGCACACCCCAAGTGGGTTGCTGCAATCACTGAGCAGGCTGGGAAAATAGCGCATACGAGTAATTACTTTGCAAGTGAACCGCAAATTACCCTCGCTCAGATGCTCATTGAGAAAGCCGGAGCTCCCGAAGGATCTCACGTATATTTCGGCAACTCAGGGGCTGAGGGTAATGAGGCAGCCATCAAGTTAGCGAAACTTTATGGCCGCACCATGCATGGAGCTTTGCCTAAAATTGGTGGTAAAGCTGCAAGAATTGTGGCTTTGACGCACGGATTCCATGGCAGAACGCTCGGTGCATTGAGCGCTACGTGGAAACCTGACATTCGATTGCCGTTTGCACCTCTCGTACCAAATATCGAATTTGCTGAGTCTGGCAATATTCAATCCATGGAGGATGCCTTCAGCAGTGCTGGTAAGGGAAGATACGGCAAAGGCCCCGTAGCTGCTGTAATTATGGAGCTTATTCAGGGTGAAGCTGGCGTCAAAGCTATGGACCCAGAATATGTCAAAAGTGTCAGAGCCTTATGCGATGAGTATGGTGCGCTCTTGATTTTCGACGAGGTGCAGACCGGCATCGGACGCACTGGTGAATGGTTTGCCTTCCAGCGTGAGGATTTAAGCGGTGGAGTTATCCCAGATGCAGTGACCTTTGCCAAAGGTGTCGCTGGAGGTTTCCCCATGGGAGGGTTAATTGCTTTCGGAGAAAAGCTGAGCGCATTATTTACCCCCGGTTCGCATGGTTCAACTTTTGCAGGAAATCCTTTAGGTGCAGCTGCAGGAGTGGCTACGCTCACTGCAATTCAGGATGAACATCTCATCGAGAATGCTGAGGCTAGAGGCCAACAATTACGCAGCGGTATTGATCATTGCGGCAATCCGCTATTCCTGAGTACTAGGGGAAGAGGGTTACTTGATGCAGTGCAACTCTCTCATCCCTGTGCTCATGCGGCGGTGGATTGGGCATTAGAGCATGGTCTTATCGTGAATGCCGTTGCTCCTGATGCCTTACGTTTCGCACCTCCGCTGGTGGTAAGCGCTGAGGATGTCGACGCATGTGTAAAGGTATTGTCAGCAATGCCAACAGATTTGAAGAACGATTAG
- a CDS encoding TrmH family RNA methyltransferase, which produces MPIHSGVIDNPKADRIRKVSDLSSRKRREEYGRFCIEGPQAVREAITYRPEIIGDLFVQVNESDGHIDVVSPVVESLQELSQESGIYVHHVTERVMHRISTDSQGILAVADSAALQVDVNDLAISPKAMIAAFWQIRDPGNAGTVIRAADASGCDVVVFVDDCVDVLNPKVVRSSVGSLFHIPVVTLSSEEFFQWTSKFGASVNAADVYGLEGRPAIQLPELLEQEATTQDQPRAFLFGNEARGLPEHILKQVHRTVYIPMYGKAESLNLATSAAILLHTVAMSSHFERI; this is translated from the coding sequence ATGCCTATTCACTCAGGAGTTATTGACAATCCCAAGGCCGACCGTATTCGTAAGGTTAGCGATTTGAGCTCACGTAAACGTCGCGAAGAATATGGACGTTTTTGTATCGAAGGCCCACAAGCAGTTCGTGAAGCAATCACCTACCGACCTGAAATCATCGGGGATTTGTTCGTGCAGGTCAATGAATCCGATGGGCACATTGACGTGGTGTCACCAGTTGTAGAGAGTTTGCAGGAGCTTTCCCAAGAGTCCGGTATATATGTCCACCATGTCACTGAAAGAGTGATGCATCGCATCAGCACTGATAGTCAGGGAATCCTTGCCGTCGCAGACTCGGCAGCTCTACAAGTTGATGTAAACGATCTCGCTATATCTCCTAAGGCTATGATTGCCGCATTTTGGCAAATCAGAGATCCTGGAAATGCTGGAACAGTCATTAGAGCAGCTGATGCTTCAGGATGTGACGTGGTGGTTTTTGTTGATGACTGTGTAGACGTGTTGAACCCCAAAGTGGTGCGTTCTAGCGTGGGATCGTTATTCCATATTCCAGTAGTTACACTGAGCAGTGAAGAGTTCTTTCAATGGACATCGAAGTTTGGAGCCAGTGTGAATGCAGCCGATGTGTACGGTTTGGAGGGGAGACCGGCGATACAGCTTCCAGAATTATTGGAACAAGAAGCTACTACTCAAGATCAGCCCCGTGCTTTTCTATTTGGCAATGAGGCGCGTGGCTTACCAGAACACATTCTGAAACAAGTACATCGGACGGTATATATACCAATGTACGGCAAAGCAGAATCTCTCAACTTGGCAACGAGTGCGGCGATTCTATTGCACACGGTGGCTATGTCGAGTCACTTTGAAAGAATCTAA
- the argJ gene encoding bifunctional glutamate N-acetyltransferase/amino-acid acetyltransferase ArgJ, with amino-acid sequence MSVTYAQGFEAAGIPAGISVHQGKKDLALVVNRGPLHHAAGVFTSNRFCAAPVQWSRKVISDGSLQAVVINSGGANACTGEAGYRQSEQTASAAAAQLGAEPAEVAVASTGLIGELLPIDHVLQGVDHAFAQLADTPQAGEDASYAIMTTDTKPKTVTLDGSGYHIGGMVKGSGMIAPQLATMICVITTDAALSSEQADEALRQATGTSFDRIDVDGCMSTNDTVLLLVSGASGVEPDMEEFSALLSQACASLARQIVGDGEGSSHDINVTVKGATSEQAALSCARAIAGANLLKCAIAGNDPNWGRVVSSLGTVPQSVAPYDPNNVTVNINGVMVCDGGKPGQSRSLVTMEEREVDITVDLHEGNAQGTIWTDDLTHDYVQINSEYES; translated from the coding sequence ATGAGCGTCACATACGCGCAGGGATTTGAAGCAGCAGGTATTCCCGCTGGAATTTCAGTACATCAAGGTAAAAAAGACTTGGCTCTTGTGGTCAACCGAGGTCCACTGCACCATGCTGCCGGTGTGTTTACCTCAAATCGTTTCTGTGCAGCACCAGTTCAATGGTCACGCAAAGTTATATCAGATGGCAGCTTGCAAGCCGTAGTCATTAACTCTGGTGGAGCTAATGCTTGCACAGGTGAAGCTGGTTACCGGCAGTCAGAACAAACCGCCAGCGCGGCAGCTGCTCAGCTAGGTGCAGAGCCGGCAGAGGTAGCTGTAGCCTCGACTGGCCTTATAGGCGAACTATTGCCTATCGATCATGTGTTACAAGGCGTTGACCATGCATTTGCGCAGCTTGCTGATACACCACAGGCAGGTGAAGATGCATCATATGCGATTATGACCACGGATACTAAGCCTAAAACGGTTACGCTTGATGGTTCTGGATATCACATTGGTGGCATGGTCAAAGGTTCAGGAATGATTGCGCCTCAGCTGGCCACGATGATTTGTGTGATTACCACAGACGCTGCTCTGAGCAGTGAGCAGGCTGACGAGGCATTACGGCAGGCCACAGGCACAAGTTTCGATCGCATTGATGTTGACGGTTGTATGTCTACCAATGACACAGTACTGCTATTGGTGTCGGGAGCTTCAGGTGTTGAACCAGATATGGAAGAGTTCTCAGCATTGCTGAGCCAAGCTTGTGCATCGTTGGCTCGTCAAATAGTCGGTGATGGAGAGGGATCATCGCACGATATTAATGTAACTGTAAAAGGCGCTACTAGTGAGCAAGCAGCGCTGAGCTGTGCTAGGGCAATAGCAGGTGCAAATCTGCTCAAATGCGCTATCGCTGGTAACGATCCTAATTGGGGTCGTGTGGTGTCATCGTTGGGCACAGTACCTCAGTCTGTTGCGCCTTACGATCCCAATAATGTCACCGTGAATATCAACGGTGTCATGGTGTGTGACGGAGGGAAACCAGGTCAATCCCGATCCTTGGTCACCATGGAAGAGCGCGAGGTTGATATCACCGTCGACCTTCATGAGGGAAATGCTCAAGGAACTATTTGGACAGATGATCTCACACATGACTACGTACAAATAAACTCGGAGTATGAATCCTGA
- the argC gene encoding N-acetyl-gamma-glutamyl-phosphate reductase: MSQYTVAVAGATGYAGGEALRILATHPNFAVTCVTGHSSIGDRLAIHMPHIPQLGNLVVEDTTAEVLNGHDVIILALPHGASGKLAEHLDPHAIVVDLGADHRLEQQKLWDEYYGGEFFQHWTYGMPELITGSNADGQVTRQRESIVGAKRIAGPGCNVTAVTLAFQPALAAGLVDAQAIVANLAVGYSGAGKNLKRTNLLAAQAFGSATPYGVGGSHRHIPEILQNLSHAAQASTTEPATAEPASIKQDIAMSFTPMLVPMARGILASVVAPMTERAAGLTDEAIHEIWTQAYEGQDFIQVLPQGVMPATADVIGSNAAHIQVAIDHRSHTLQAFAAIDNLNRGTAGQAVQSLNIAMNLPEMNGLTMIGVAP, encoded by the coding sequence ATGTCACAATATACGGTTGCTGTTGCGGGAGCGACAGGCTATGCAGGCGGCGAGGCGCTGAGGATTTTAGCTACTCACCCTAATTTTGCAGTGACCTGTGTTACTGGGCACTCATCAATTGGTGATCGACTTGCTATTCACATGCCTCACATTCCTCAATTGGGTAATCTCGTGGTGGAAGATACTACTGCAGAAGTTCTTAATGGTCATGATGTGATTATTCTTGCCTTGCCTCATGGAGCTTCAGGCAAATTGGCAGAGCATCTGGATCCACATGCCATAGTGGTTGATTTAGGAGCTGACCATCGTTTAGAGCAGCAGAAACTCTGGGATGAGTATTACGGCGGTGAATTCTTTCAACACTGGACATACGGTATGCCCGAACTTATTACCGGCAGTAATGCCGACGGTCAGGTAACACGCCAACGTGAATCAATCGTAGGAGCTAAAAGGATTGCGGGTCCTGGATGCAACGTAACTGCGGTAACCTTGGCGTTTCAACCTGCTCTTGCAGCTGGCCTTGTTGATGCGCAAGCTATTGTCGCCAACCTTGCCGTAGGTTATTCAGGAGCCGGCAAAAACCTTAAGCGCACGAATCTTCTTGCTGCTCAAGCATTTGGCTCAGCCACGCCCTATGGCGTTGGAGGTTCACACAGGCATATCCCAGAGATATTGCAAAATCTCAGCCACGCAGCTCAAGCCTCAACTACTGAGCCTGCAACCGCTGAGCCTGCATCCATCAAACAAGATATTGCTATGTCATTTACTCCTATGTTGGTACCTATGGCACGAGGAATTTTGGCTAGTGTTGTAGCACCTATGACAGAGCGAGCCGCAGGGCTCACTGACGAAGCAATACATGAGATTTGGACGCAAGCTTACGAAGGCCAAGATTTTATTCAGGTACTTCCACAAGGCGTTATGCCTGCCACAGCGGACGTAATCGGTTCCAACGCGGCACATATTCAAGTTGCTATAGATCATAGATCGCATACTTTGCAAGCCTTCGCTGCAATCGACAATTTGAATCGAGGCACCGCAGGGCAGGCGGTGCAGTCATTGAATATAGCGATGAATCTGCCCGAGATGAACGGTTTAACCATGATAGGAGTAGCTCCATGA